AAGAGTAGAGGTAGATTCCGTAGTCACTGTTCGAGTTAGCGGTGTTGTTTGATATGGTGTTGTTGCTGGAAGAAGAGAGGACGATTCCATCGCCGTTGTTCGAGGCGTTGTTGCTTGATAGGGTGTTGCTACTGGAAAAGTAGAGATAGATGCCATTGTCGTTATTCGAGTTGGCGGTGTTGTTTGAGATGGTGCAACCAGAAGAATAGGCGAGCAAAACACCCACCGAACCATCGCTGACATTCTGACCAGATACCGTAACCCCCGTACTGTTGGCCAGTATCACCTGGCCGGCACCAGCTGGCACTGTTCCACCTACTTTATCCTTCCAGTAGTAGACCGGCTTGTCATTAACTTTATTAGATGTGTCGATTTCATGGCTGTTATAATCAGATACTGAGCCACCCCATATACCTATTCCATCGTCCCTCATGGTGTTGCCAGACAAGGTGTTGTTGCGGGAAGAGTAGAGGTAGATTCCATAGTTGTTGTTCGAGGCGGTGTTGTTTGATAGGGTGTTGCTGCTGGAGGAGAGGCGGATTCCATAGTAGTTGTTCGAGACATTGTTGCTCGAAATATTGCAGTAATTTGCTTCATCGAGGTATATACCTGCACTAATAACTCCAGTAGCACCTATTAAAGTGAATCCACTTAGGTTTACGTAATCTGCGGTTACGTCAAATACATGGTCATTTGAATTTTGAGCCTGAACTAGAGTAAAATCAGAACCATTCTCAGATTCTATGGTTAAACGCTTGTCCACAACTATGTTTTCAGTGTAGGTCCCGTCCCTCACGATTATGGTGTCTCCATGACTTGCATTATCAATGGCCGCTTGGATCGTTGGATAATCATCAGGGACGTAGATTATAGATACTGAAGATGTCGTTAGGTCGGGTCTCTTATCATTCACCATTCCATTCTGGGTATCGCCTGTTGGACTCACTGGATTATTCGCTGCGATAGCTATACCGTTAAGTGAACTGCCCACAACAGCCAAAATTATAAACAAAGCATAAAGCTTTGTGATTTTGTTTTTCATAGGCTGCACCCTTCAAAAGGACTTACCTTTTTTTAACATTCAACCTAATTTTATCACTGGTTGATTACGCGTCCGATAAATGTCATGTTTTCATGCGTTTACTTAAATTTATCTTATTATTGTGACCAATGTGTCACATAAAAACCAGTATTAATTAATATCTTATCTTAGATGGAGAGTATATAAATAAACCCTGAACAGCTAGCCAAAGATTGTATTTAGCTTTGGATATATTACGCGCTTGTGCCTTAAGTTGATAATCTTGTTGAAATTAACAATCGAAAATTCGACGGTACACCTAGAGACGGCTCTAAAAAATGGTAATTAGTATCTACTAATTTTATTCTTGATGGTCTTCAGTTGTTATATATGAAAGGTATTATGTATGGATGAAGGTATTTCCGATTCTTACGGATGCATATAACTCCACGATTTCAATATTTGCTCTGCAGCAGTTACACCCATATCCTTTGTTTTCAATCCCTGCTCAGCCAAGACAGACTCTACTGCCCTTATGGTGAACAAAATCTCTTTTTCGGATATAGAGCCCATATTCCCTATTCTGAATATCTTTCCTGATAACTGCCCTTGACCACCCGCGATGAGCACTCCTTTTTCCTTCACGCCATCCCGCAGTTGCTTGTCGGTAATTCCCTCGGGCATATTCACTGCTGTGACCGTATTGGAATACTCGCTTATGTCATTTAGGCGCGGAAACAGCTCCAATCTCATCGCCCTCATGGCATTTCGGACCGCCTCTGCGTATCGTCTATGCCGCTTTATTCTTTCCTCCATGCCCTCTTCTTTCAACATGCGTAGCGCCTCATGCAAAGCGAAAAACAGGGGTACAGCGGGCGTATACGGAGTCTGAGTGACCTCTTTATTCGCATATTTTTGATATTCTCTCAAGTCAAGGTAATAGGGAGCCCTGCTATCTTCCATGCGTTCCCACGCTCTCTCGCTGACAGAGATGGCAACCAGCCCGGGCGGTGCAGCGACGCATTTCTGCGATCCGGCGATGGCGATGTCGATTCCCCACTTATCTATCGGAACGTCCACGCCGCCAATTGATGTAATGCCGTCCATGATGACCAGGGCATCGTACTTCCTAGCCAGAGTAGCGATTTCCTTAACAGGATTTAATATGCCAGTCGAAGTCTCATTATGGACCATCGTCACAACTTTTGCTCCGCCCTCCAACGCCACTTCGACATCATCAAGTTCTATGGAGTTACCCCACTGATACTCTACTGGTATCGCATTTCCATACAATTCAGCGATATCTTTGAACCTTTCGCCAAATTTTCCGTTGACAATCGTGATGACATCGTCACCATCAACGACATTGCTGACAGCTGCCTCCATTCCAGCTGTTCCAGAGCCGCTGATGACGAATAAATCGTTTTTAGTGCTAAATACATCTTTTAGAATGGAAACGCATTCATCATATATCCCGGCAAATTCCTTGCTCCGGTGATTGATCATCGGCTTTGACATCGCGCTCAACACCCTCTGGTGTAGAGTCACAGGTCCAGGTATCATCAATAGTGGATTCATATTTTTCACCTCAGTGCATCTTTTATGATCTTAATTGCGCACAAGTCCCCACACATGGAGCAGGCATCGCTTTTCGACTTGCGAGAGCATTTAATCCTTCTCGCTCTTTCCGAATCGATGGAGAGTTCGAATTGCTTCTCCCAGTCAAGATTTTTTCTGGCGATTGCCATTTGATCGTCCATTTTTTTAGCTCGATCTTTTATCCTAACCAGGTCTGCGATATGCGCTGCAATCTTTGTTACGATGGTGCCCTCCTTGACATCTTCCACGGTGGGAAGGGATAAATGTTCTGACGGAGAGGTCATGCACAGAAAGTCCGCTCCGTGCATTCCTGCCACGGAACCCCCTATGGCGCCAGTTATATGGTCATAGCCTGGTGCTATATCTGTCACAAGAGGGCCGAGCAAATATACCGGGGCTCCATCTGTAAGGCTTTTCATCGTTCTTACGCTTAGATCGATATCCTCCAAGGGGACGTGTCCCGGCCCTTCGACCAGCGTTTGTACGCCTTTTCTGCGTGCTTCGCGTGTAAGCTCACCAAGCGTCATGAATTCCATGAACTCTGCTCTATCTGATGCATCAGCTATGCATCCAGGTCTCATGCCATCTCCCAAACTGATCGTAAGATCGTGTTCGTGCGCAATCTCTAACAGATAATCATATTCCTCATAAAAAGGATTCTCTTTTTCGTTGTGAATCATCCAGGCAATCGTAAAGGCACCGCCTCTACTCACGACGTTCAAGATTCTGTCACTCTTCTTCAGTTGCTCAAGTGCATCCGACGTAACCCCCGCATGGATCGTTACAAAGTCAATACCGTCCTCTGCATGTTTTCGAACTGCGTTGAACATGTCGTCAGAGGTCATGTCAGCTATCGAGTCCTGCGCTGCCTGGTATATTGGGACGGAGCCAACTGGCACTTTTACGGACTCGAGGATGTTCCTTCGGATATCATCAAGGTCTCCTCCGGTGGAAAGGTCCATGATCGTGTCAGCACCATATTGCACTGCAATCAACGCTTTTTTCAACTCTTCTTGCATATCGATGAAATCTTTTGAGGTGCCTACATTGACGTTTACTTTGACGCTCATGGATTCGCCGATACCCACAGGTATCGTGTTTCTAGATGCATTCTTCAGTATGACGACCCTGCCAGATGCAACCAAGCTTCTGATTTTCTGGGGGTCGATTCCCTCCGCTTTGGCGACATGCTCCATTTCTGGCGTTATTAGTCCTTTACGTGCTGCTTCTATTATTGTCGAGCCCTCCAAAGTTTAATGTGCCACCTCTTGATAAACATTTAACGTGTCAATGGCTCAAGTGCATAAAATCGCCTACAATGCGAATTCATATCTCATTGCCGCAAAACGACCGATCTTAGTGGACGTTGGAATGCATTGCGAGTTGGCACTTCGATCTATAGAGAAAATAATTGCACCGAATGCTCTTGAATATATCGTTTTAACGCACTGCCACTATGATCACACATTCGGAGCCTTAGAGCTGGCAGAGCAAACCGGTGCCAGAATAGCGATTCATGAGAATGATGCTGAGCTACTGGGCGATGATCGTGCAACGGTTTCAGACCTTTTTGGCGTGCGATCGCCAAACATCAAGCCAGATGTGATATTGCAGGGCGGTGAAATCTTAAATCTGGGTGATGTAGAGTTGGAGGTTATTCATACGCCCGGACACACTCCAGGAGGCATCTGTCTATATGGATCAAAGCAGTTGTTTTCCGGCGACACCATTTTCCCAAATGGCAGTGTTGGGAGAACTGACTTAGAAGGAGGAGATTCAAATCAATTAATAAAATCGATCAAGCTGTTGACGACACTGGATGTTGAGACTCTATACCCTGGGCATGGTGATGTGACCAACAAAGATGTCAATGCCCAGATCAGGGATTCGCTCAGATTTGCGGAAGAGGTTTTATAGTATGGATTTGTGAGTCTTTTCGGTCTTTTTGACTACTCTGAGATTTTAACCCTGTTAGCACCACTTTTTCTCCATTAAAAATTGAACTCATAACTCTACAAGAAAGCATTAGCAGAAAGATCAAAGGTCGTCAAGTCAAAGGTGCCATATCAAGAGCGGTAAATAAATATTAAGTAATTAGGAATTATATCTTAAGATCGTTAATACTATAAAAAATATAAGAGAGCTAACGATGATATTAGATGTTAACACATGGGGGGATTCTGGTTATGATTTGCTAAAGAAATGGCTAATAACCATAGGTGTCAAAACAGATGATGGTATCAAAATATGGCATAGAAAGGATTATAATGGCGAAGAAAAGATGTTAAAGGATTTTCTTGAGTGGTTCGTGATAAATAAAGAGAGAGAAATCATTGGTTTTAACATTCTAAAATCTGATATGCCTCTTTTACTGCTTAAGTCACAATCAGTAGGTAAAACCAAAGAGCTATATCAAAGGCTTTTTAAATCTAATATTGTTGATTTGTTTTGTATTTTGACTTTTTTGAATAATGGTACTATGTGTTCATTAGAAATGTGGTGTAAAAAGCTTGATATAGTTTACAAAGGAAAACCAAAACATCCGCAAACTACCTCTGGAAAAATTATATTTGGTACAGATCATTTGATTAACGACCAAGATACGTTAGAATATCAAAAAAGAGAACTTATTGCCACTGATGAGCTACATCAAAAAATAGTCGAATTAATAAAAGAGAGATATGCCATTCTATGAAACCCCAAATATATCAAGAGACCTAAATATCTAGGGACATAAATATCTAGGCAATTCATCTATATGCGCTTACTTGATATTTCTTACAATGTAGGCGCATATCCTTCTTTTTTCGTGAGAAATTATATTTATTGTTTTGATTTTATGGATTTATATAACTTCTTAAACTCTGGAAAATTTTTAGGGTCCTCAATTTCTTCTTTTGAATAGTGTTCTAGATATATCTGTTCATACCACTTCACAACAGCATCATCAAAAAAACCTGATATCTTTTTATTTTTTATAAATCGCTCATTAACGAAAAACGCATATTCTTCGATGGAATTAAATAATAAGCTATCCCACTCTCTTTTTGTTTCCTGATCTTTGTTTTTATAATCTTTGTAAAGCTCTAATTCTGTTTCTTTGATACTTCTAAAAACTTCATTTAATAATTGCAATTGTCTTGTTTTACTATTCTCTATTAAGGCAATCCCATTTAGGATAAGACCCAAACCTGCAACTGACGATGCAAAGACTACGGCAATTAAGGAAATATCCCAACTCATTTTTTACCATCTGAACTCTTATCAGGTTTGATTTTTTGAATATGCTGTTTTTCAGGTTTTTTATTTCTAATCCGAATCGTTTGGTCAGGATTATATTTTTTTACACTCTTTTTTTCTTCGGTCATTTTTAACCTCTGGTTAATATAAGTAGGTTTAAATAATCTTCTTTATAAAACTTTTGGTGCGCTCCTTTATCGTTGCACATAACAGCTTTTAAATAGAGAAATCAATCCCAAATTCGATTAATCCCCTTTAACTTTCGCTATGTAACATCTCCGAAAGTAAAGCAAGCAACTTACACAAAGCAATGTATATCTAAAGGGTTGAGGGCAGTACAGTAATATATAGTATAATATAGTAACATGACTATGTTAACATGAAAAATGGATTTGATAAGTAAAACGGCGCATTGAGAGAAGAAGGGGGTGATTAAAACGAAAAAAGATGGAGAGAAAAAGCCCTTGACAAAAAAGGCTATGGAAGAACTTCATGAGAAAATAAAAAAGGACCCGAAATTGGCAGGAGAATTTGCGAGGGATTTTGAGGGGGGCTTGGCATCTCAGGGCTATTTTCTCACTGAAGAATTTCGGAAAAAGTTAGCTATGGAAGCTGAAAGCAAAATGAAAAATGCCCTGAAAAAAATTCCTGCAAGTGATAAAAAGCTCAACAAGAAAATAGAGAGCGGAGAGGAAATAAAAGTAAAAGTGAAAATTGACAGGGAAAAGAAAACTAAAGACATAAAAATAAAATAAGATGGGAGGTCAAAGCGATGAGAACTGGTGGCTATGATTTGGTTCTGGAAACAAATGAAAGATTTGTTAATAAATTACTTCTGGCGGCCTATTGTATGGGTAAATTTCCAAAAAGCAAGTCCGGATCATATACCCTGCCCATTCCGAATGTTCCGGCATCCTTGGTTGAATTTATAACCGTCGATTATGACCTTGAATTCAAAGTGCCCACTATTGATTTTATCAGTAAGGATGCAACAAAAATATTACTTTCTGCGGAAACTTATCTCACTGTATTGGGTGGCATTGAGCTTAAATTGGATGTACTTTTTTCGATTGAAACCTCGGTGACATATGATCAAACCACAAGACAGTTGTCCATCGATTTCGACCACCCTAATGTGGACATTGAAATAAATGATGCTCGTTTTCCCCAAAATGTACTGGATAAACTGAATGAAATACTTTCAATCGCGATTGACGAGTATCTGACTGAGGACGTATCAACCATATCCATCAGCCCTGTTCTTTATGCGTTATCATTGCCCCACACCAGTAATGAGTTGACAATTGGCTTGGGCAATATAAAGACTACAAACGATATCGCTGCAGTGAGTTTTAACTTTTTAGGTTACAATGGCGGCAGTATCCATGATGTCGCTGATTTTACCGGTGGAAGCGATTTTTCGGCCGGAATTAGCGAAAGCGCAATGCATCAAGTCTTTGATTTTTGGTGGAAGCATACGACCTATCCGAAAAGCATCGCCAAAGCTGAAAGCCAGTCTTTGGATACGTCAGAATATGATTTCTGGTTTGACTGGATTTTGACTACCATTGCTGTGTTATTTCCGGGCCTTGGCACCATCATATCTGCTGTAGCGAGTCAGATGATTGATATTGATGAATTAAGGGTAGAGTATGGTGGAAAAATTAATTTCGGGAAACCAGAACTCGATTTGCTGAACGGGAATAAAATACGCGTTTCGGGTAAAGTTAGGGCAGATATTAGTGTTGGACTTTTCGTGAAAATTGTCATAAACTATCTATTTGGAAGTGATACCTACAACAAGAACATCGGAAGTTTTAGCGTTAGAAATATGTCGATAAACTATTCGGCACTGGGGACTGTATACCTCGATAATCAAAACAGGTTAATGGCGGATATTGAAGATATGGATATCTCGTTGGGAGTTATGGAGTGGCTCATGGGCGCTCCCGCGTTTTTAATTGAATTGGTACTGAAATGGTTAGCTGATAAAATGGTTGACGAATTGCCGCCAATAGTGTTATCGTCGTCGTTGGTTTCTTTAGACATTCCAGGTACTCAGTTGTCCTTGGGTATTGACTCAGCAAAACTTGAAGGAACTGATGATGAAGCCATCGTTAATGCCACTCTTAGAATCAAGGGGCTGGAGAACTATTGCAGTCCGCTATATATTGCAAATAGGAACCGCGCATGTCTTGAAGTCCATAAAAGAGATTGTGCCTGGGTGGGCAAGATGTTGGAAAAGCATAAAGTCCCTTACTTTTTCTTAGACGAAGCTCGGAAAGATGGGTATGATAATTGCCATTATTGCCTGGGCGGTTCAGAAAGGTGATAAAATGATTTTTGGCTTTGGTTAATGGGTTAAAAGCGCCCAATTCGGTTAAAGCGTTTGGTGAATAATGCACACACGTTTGGCAGGGCTCTTTATCGATTTAACTTATTTGTACATCGCGGTACGAATGCATTTTGAGTTGAGAATGGTTGTTTTTAGATGACAAAGGCATCTTTCATTTATTTGCCAGCGACTTTATATATTATACTTAAAGCAAGCACCTACATCAAAAGTAAAAAATGATATTCCCTCTGGAAAAATTAAATCGCTCAAAACTTTGCTAATGTCTCAAAAGCTTTAAGTATATTCGAAATCAAGAGATTCAAAAATTGGCGCACTTTGGCGGAGATGATAAATGTGGTCAGGAACTTGAAGCAAGATAAGGCAGGCATTCTGCTGACCTTCATCATCATGTTCGCACTTTGGGCGGTATTGTCAACGCTTTTTGATATAGTCCATCTTTCCTTAGGCGTCCTCTGCTCCCTGCTTGTAGCTTACTTTTCTTATGATCTGCTGATGAGACCTAGTGGGAGTGTCAAACATGTCTCAGATATATTGAGAAATTCTCTCAGATTCTTCATGTATACTTTCTGGCTCCTAGGCCAGGTCATCCACTCCAACATCGATGTCGTGCGCATAGTGTTGGATCCAAAACTGCCGATATCCCCCCAGATCATAAAGTTTAACTCAGACCTTCCGCACGATGTTGCACTCGCCACGCTGGCAAACTCAATCACACTAACTCCAGGCACTTTAACTATAGATATCGATGAAAATGGGACGTATTATATCCATTGTCTCACAAAAAGACAGGGAGACCAGCTTTTAGAAGGGGATATGCAGGCGAGGGTAGCCGCTATCTATGGTGGTGGATCCTAGATGATGATCGAGGCCTTTCAGTTGACAGGCCTGTTGCTATCCTTGGCAGCAGCTTTGTCCCTCTATAGGGTCCTAAATGGGCCGACCCTCGCAGATCGGATCGTTGCCGTGAATGTGATTGGCACTTATGCCTTGGTCTCGTTAGTTCTCGTTGCCTACATCAGTAATGCGCAGTTGTTTTTCATCGATATCGCACTAACCTATGCATTACTGAACTTCATGCTGTCGATTGTTGCCGCAAGATACCTGGGGACGGGGAGGGTATTTGGATGATGCTGCCTGGCATCGTGTCGGTTATGTTTGACATCATGTCTATTATCTTCCTCTTCGCAGGGGTATTCTTCTTCATGGCCGGGTCGATAGGCCTGAATAGAATGGTAGACGTGTATACAAGACTACATGCTACTACCAAATGTGATACGCTGGGGCAGGCATTGGTCTTGATTGGGGTTATGTTATATGAGGGGTGGACGCTCGTAAGCATCAAGCTCTTCGTGATAATAGTATTCGTCTTAGTAACAAACCCAACCGCTGCACATGCTCTGGCGAAAGGTGCATACCTGTATGGGGTAAAACCATGTGACCAGACCTATCCAGACATGTACAAAGAAAAAGCAGAGGAGATGTTATCATGATATGGGGGCCTGACCTCTTTATCCTGGCCATCTTAGTGGTCCTCGCTATGGCAGCAGTCATCAGCAAGGACTTGCTTGTCGCAACGGTCATCTTCTCTGGCTACAGTTTGCTCATGGCAGTGGCATACGTTCAGCTTAATTCCCCTGATGTGGGTTTCACGGAGGCAGCGGTTGGGGCTGGGGTGACGACCGTCTTGTTTATCCTAACTATCGCTAGGACAGCTAGAATGGAGGAGGACTGAAGTTGAAAGTCATGCCGTCTATATTCATATTGCTCATCGGGGCAATGCTCGCGGTAGCTGTGGCAGGCATGCCAGAGTTTGGTGACCCTAATGCTCCAGCGAACACGCATGTCGTACCATATTATAAGGAGCATTGCCTCGAAGAGACGGGTGTCACTGAAATAGTGACAGCAATCGTTGTTTCCTACAGGGGATACGATACATTCGGTGAGGTCACGGTGATATTTACAGCCGGAACGGGAGTTATAGCGCTCCTCGGGAGGAAGTAGCTTGCCAGAGTCGCTTTTTGGAGAGGATGTAATCGTTAGAACGATTGCAAGAATAGTGGCTCCCTTTATACAGTTGTTCGGACTCTATGTTCTCATGCATGGTCATGTATCTCCTGGAGGTGGCTTTCAGGCTGGCGTGATCATCGCATCCAGCTTCATCTTGCTCGCTCTGGCACTTGGCTTGCCTGAGTCGAAGGAGAGATTCAAAAAGACTGTACGGTTGCCCATGGAGAGCTCTGGCCCTTTAATCTATGCATCGATTGGGGTAACATGCATTTTGGCCGGGGGATATTACTTGCAATATGGGATAGCGTTTCTGTTTCCCCCTCCTGTGGTCAGTGCGATACTGATCTCGGCAGTTGAGATCGGCATCGGAATCACTGTCATGGCAGTGATTGTAACGATTTTTTACTCGATGGCAGGTGATTAGGTGGTCGACTTTGGGTTCTTGCTTGGACACTATAATTATTGGGCTGTGGTTGTCCTTTTCCTGATCGGGCTTTACGCGATGGTCGTGAAGAAGAATTTGATCAAGAAATTCATGGGACTAAACATCATGGACACGTCGATTTTCCTGTTTTACATCTCCATGGGGGATGTTGAAGGGGGGGTTTCGCCGATCATTGCACATGAAGGTGCAGAGGCCATCTATGTGAATCCCTTGCCCTCCGTACTCATCCTCACTGCAATAGTGGTGGCCGTTAGCACGACAGCCCTTGCGCTTAGCCTAATAATCAGGATCTATGAGGAATATGGGACGCTTGACTCAGAGAGATTGGTGGAGTTGATGTGATGGTAGGGGCTTCACATCTACCAATACTTGTAGTTCTGCTGCCACTGGTAACAGCATACATAACTCCCATACTTGGATGGATGGACAAGAGGATCTGCAATCCACTGGTGATGGTTTCTATGACTCTCACATTTCTTGCATCCCTCTTCCTGGCAAGATCGGTGCTAACTGGGGGGGTAATCTCTTATCATATGGGTGGATTTATGCCTCCGTTTGGAATAGAGCTGGTCATTGACTTCTTCGGCGTATACATGTGCATCGTAATCTCATTTATCACTTTGATGGCCACGATATACTCCAGGGAATATATTGCTAAGGAATTGCATGAATCCAAGACCACCCCCTATTACACTCTCTTGATGCTAATGACGGGCGGTATGATGGGTGCATCGGTCACTGGGGACTTGTTCAACCTATTCGTCTTCTTCGAGATACTGTCGATATCCTCCTATGCATTGGTGGCGATCACGGGGAAAAAAGTTGCTATCCTGGCAAGTTATAAATACTTGCTATTAGGGGCAATAGGCACCAGTTTTACGCTGGTCGGCATCGCCTATTTATATATACTCACTGGCACGCTGAATATGGCAGATTTGTCAGTAAGGTTGCCAAGCGTATATGGCGTCGGTAGAAGTTCTTGGACCCTCCTAGTGGCGTTAGCCTTCTTCATGGTGGGCTACAGCATCAAAGCTGCACTGTTCCCACTACATACCTGGTTGCCAGATGCTCATTCCATGGCGCCATCATCGATAAGCGCTGTTCTTTCAGGAGTATTAATAAAAGTGGGAGCCTTAGCCATCATTCGAGTGCTATTCAACATATTTCACCCAGAATTTGTCGTCGAAACGATTCCTGTTACATCTATGCTCTCATGGATGGCTGCAGCAGCAATCATCGTGGGCTCATTGTTTGCGATATCTCAGGTTGACCTAAAGCGGATGTTGGCATACTCCAGCGTAGCCCACATAGGTTTCATAATATTGGGCATAGGATTGACTACAGGATATGGGACAACAGGAGGCATATTGCATATATTTAATCACGCGATGGCGAAAGGATGTTTATTCCTTTGCGCTGGTGCAATCATCTACAAAACTGGGATAAGGAATATTGATGACCTTGCCGGGTTAGGGGAAAAAATGCCATTCACAATGGCTGCATTTACGATAGCTTCATTATCGATGATTGGAATTCCACCGACTGCAGGGTTTGTCAGTAAATTTTATCTCGGTCTGGGCGCTCTAGAAACCGGAACGCGGTCAGG
The genomic region above belongs to Methanocellales archaeon and contains:
- a CDS encoding alanine--glyoxylate aminotransferase family protein, which codes for MNPLLMIPGPVTLHQRVLSAMSKPMINHRSKEFAGIYDECVSILKDVFSTKNDLFVISGSGTAGMEAAVSNVVDGDDVITIVNGKFGERFKDIAELYGNAIPVEYQWGNSIELDDVEVALEGGAKVVTMVHNETSTGILNPVKEIATLARKYDALVIMDGITSIGGVDVPIDKWGIDIAIAGSQKCVAAPPGLVAISVSERAWERMEDSRAPYYLDLREYQKYANKEVTQTPYTPAVPLFFALHEALRMLKEEGMEERIKRHRRYAEAVRNAMRAMRLELFPRLNDISEYSNTVTAVNMPEGITDKQLRDGVKEKGVLIAGGQGQLSGKIFRIGNMGSISEKEILFTIRAVESVLAEQGLKTKDMGVTAAEQILKSWSYMHP
- the thiC gene encoding phosphomethylpyrimidine synthase ThiC produces the protein MEGSTIIEAARKGLITPEMEHVAKAEGIDPQKIRSLVASGRVVILKNASRNTIPVGIGESMSVKVNVNVGTSKDFIDMQEELKKALIAVQYGADTIMDLSTGGDLDDIRRNILESVKVPVGSVPIYQAAQDSIADMTSDDMFNAVRKHAEDGIDFVTIHAGVTSDALEQLKKSDRILNVVSRGGAFTIAWMIHNEKENPFYEEYDYLLEIAHEHDLTISLGDGMRPGCIADASDRAEFMEFMTLGELTREARRKGVQTLVEGPGHVPLEDIDLSVRTMKSLTDGAPVYLLGPLVTDIAPGYDHITGAIGGSVAGMHGADFLCMTSPSEHLSLPTVEDVKEGTIVTKIAAHIADLVRIKDRAKKMDDQMAIARKNLDWEKQFELSIDSERARRIKCSRKSKSDACSMCGDLCAIKIIKDALR
- a CDS encoding MBL fold metallo-hydrolase — translated: MAQVHKIAYNANSYLIAAKRPILVDVGMHCELALRSIEKIIAPNALEYIVLTHCHYDHTFGALELAEQTGARIAIHENDAELLGDDRATVSDLFGVRSPNIKPDVILQGGEILNLGDVELEVIHTPGHTPGGICLYGSKQLFSGDTIFPNGSVGRTDLEGGDSNQLIKSIKLLTTLDVETLYPGHGDVTNKDVNAQIRDSLRFAEEVL
- a CDS encoding Na+/H+ antiporter subunit E — translated: MKQDKAGILLTFIIMFALWAVLSTLFDIVHLSLGVLCSLLVAYFSYDLLMRPSGSVKHVSDILRNSLRFFMYTFWLLGQVIHSNIDVVRIVLDPKLPISPQIIKFNSDLPHDVALATLANSITLTPGTLTIDIDENGTYYIHCLTKRQGDQLLEGDMQARVAAIYGGGS
- a CDS encoding monovalent cation/H+ antiporter complex subunit F: MMIEAFQLTGLLLSLAAALSLYRVLNGPTLADRIVAVNVIGTYALVSLVLVAYISNAQLFFIDIALTYALLNFMLSIVAARYLGTGRVFG
- the mnhG gene encoding monovalent cation/H(+) antiporter subunit G, encoding MMLPGIVSVMFDIMSIIFLFAGVFFFMAGSIGLNRMVDVYTRLHATTKCDTLGQALVLIGVMLYEGWTLVSIKLFVIIVFVLVTNPTAAHALAKGAYLYGVKPCDQTYPDMYKEKAEEMLS
- a CDS encoding DUF4040 domain-containing protein: MIWGPDLFILAILVVLAMAAVISKDLLVATVIFSGYSLLMAVAYVQLNSPDVGFTEAAVGAGVTTVLFILTIARTARMEED
- a CDS encoding MnhB domain-containing protein, producing the protein MPESLFGEDVIVRTIARIVAPFIQLFGLYVLMHGHVSPGGGFQAGVIIASSFILLALALGLPESKERFKKTVRLPMESSGPLIYASIGVTCILAGGYYLQYGIAFLFPPPVVSAILISAVEIGIGITVMAVIVTIFYSMAGD
- a CDS encoding cation:proton antiporter subunit C; amino-acid sequence: MVDFGFLLGHYNYWAVVVLFLIGLYAMVVKKNLIKKFMGLNIMDTSIFLFYISMGDVEGGVSPIIAHEGAEAIYVNPLPSVLILTAIVVAVSTTALALSLIIRIYEEYGTLDSERLVELM
- a CDS encoding monovalent cation/H+ antiporter subunit D family protein; translation: MVGASHLPILVVLLPLVTAYITPILGWMDKRICNPLVMVSMTLTFLASLFLARSVLTGGVISYHMGGFMPPFGIELVIDFFGVYMCIVISFITLMATIYSREYIAKELHESKTTPYYTLLMLMTGGMMGASVTGDLFNLFVFFEILSISSYALVAITGKKVAILASYKYLLLGAIGTSFTLVGIAYLYILTGTLNMADLSVRLPSVYGVGRSSWTLLVALAFFMVGYSIKAALFPLHTWLPDAHSMAPSSISAVLSGVLIKVGALAIIRVLFNIFHPEFVVETIPVTSMLSWMAAAAIIVGSLFAISQVDLKRMLAYSSVAHIGFIILGIGLTTGYGTTGGILHIFNHAMAKGCLFLCAGAIIYKTGIRNIDDLAGLGEKMPFTMAAFTIASLSMIGIPPTAGFVSKFYLGLGALETGTRSGWMFIGAILLGSLLTAVFYMRVINNIYFKEPLLKEEIQRDEIPLGMLIPILILAGGCVVFGLFPRIPLSLAEPAAKLLLGI